The genomic segment ttgactaAACACAACAGCTCCAAAGTACCGAAGGaatctttattaaaataaatggccAAACAGAGAGACATCACAATGACTTGACTAAAGCTACAGTGGATCAGTGCTGGCAGAATCAGGATCGCTCCATCTTCAGACAGGGATGATCTTCAGGACAAGCACAGGAAGAGCGGAGCGCGGCTgaagcacacacacgcacacacacacacacgcgtgtgcGCTCTGATGGATGCATAGTTCTGTACAGATGTGTGACGCTCGGCCGGGTTAGTGGATCCGTGTCAGCTCCTCCACGATTTTAATCACCTCGTCCACCGTAGCCTCGCGCTTCATCCCGCTGCCGTCATCcatctgcagcacacacacacacacacacacacacacacacgtgcgagTGTCAAGACATCTGTAGCTTACACAAGTATTCAGGAAAGCATTCGAGATGCTGAGCCTGCATCTGTGTGGAGTGCATCACAACTCATTAGCGCAGCAGGGGACGGGGGGTTTaattaaaacagctttttttgtttaaatcttttaaattaaaaagacaaCCCTTGGGTGATCATGTATCTTGCGCTCAGCCGTTTCTGGAGTCTGAAAGCGTCTGAAGCCCGTGATCACATCAGATCATCATCACAGCCTCGATCAGAACATTATAGACATGCATCGTTTCTACAAACTGTACCGCAAAACATTAACTACTTCTACAacgtgttttctcttttttttattaattttaatggaCAAATATTCAGCAAGTCTGATAATTTCCCGGTCAGCGTGGCTCCAGAAACGGCTTTAACTACACGTCTCTGTATGACACGAGGAGCGAGCGGTGATCTCAAGCGTTCACCAGAGGAGACGTGACTCGAGGACATCACCTGCAGCGTGCTGACCACCTCCTGCATCTTCACACGACCCAGATCCAGGAAGCTCTCGATCAGATCTCCGTCGATGAAGCCCGTGGCCTGCTCAGTCTTACGCTCCGTGTGGAACGACCTCCAGGTGGCGCTAGTCAAGGACTTCAACAGGTCACGTGttaaatctctcacacacacacacactctctctcagctGCTGAAGGATATAAGCTGTGCTCGATCTTGCCGACGCTCTTGATGACTTTGTTGAGTCGGATCTGTAGATCCAGCAGTAAACTGTACCAGCTCTCCGACAGCGACGTCACCAAACctcaaacacacaacaaacacaattaaacacacaaacatctcTGTAATGAGTTTGAGTCTCGGCCGGCAGGAATAGTGTGTGTGGAGAGAGTGTATGTACAGTTCTCTCTGCACCTTCAACACGACTGAGCAGCACTTgagcaaggtgtgtgtgtgtgtgtgtgttcactgctgtgtgtgtgtgtgtgtgtgttcactgctgtgtgtgtgtgtgtgttcactgctgtgtgtgtgtgtgtgtgtgtgtgtgttcactgctgtgtgtgtgtgtgtgggtgtgtttactgctgtgtgtgtgtgtgtgtgcgttcacttctgtgtgtgtgtgtgtgtgtgtgtgtgcgtgcgtgttcactgatgtgtgtgtgtgtgtgtgtgtgtgtgcgcgtgttcactgctgtgtgtgtgtgtgtgtgtgcacacgtgttcactgctgtgtgtgtgtgcacgtgtgtgtgtgtgtgtgttcactgctgtgtgtgtgtgtgtgcattcactgctgtgtgtgtgtgtgtgtgcgttcactgctgtgtgtgtgtgttcactgctgtgtgtgtgtgtgtgtgtgtgtgtgtgtgtgtgtgttcactgctgtgtgtgtgtgtgtgggtgtgtttactgctgtgtgtgtgtgtgtgtgcgttcacttctgtgtgtgtgtgtgtgtgtgtgtgtgttcactgctgtgtgtgtgtgtgtgtgtgttcactgctgtgtgtgtgtgtgtgtgtgttcactgctgtgtgtgtgtgtgtgtgtgtgtgttcactgctgtgtgtgtgtgtgtgtgtgtgtgtgcgtgcgtgttcactgatgtgtgtgtgtgtgtgtgtgtgtgtgtgtgcgcgtgttcactgctgtgtgtgtgtgtgtgtgtgcacacgtgttcactgctgtgtgtgtgtgcacgtgtgtgtgtgtgtgtgttcactgctgtgtgtgtgtgtgtgcattcactgctgtgtgtgtgtgtgtgtgcgttcactactgtgtgtgtgtgtgttcactgctgtgtgtgtgtgtgtgtgtgtgtgtgttcactgctgtgtgtgtgtgtgtgggtgtgtttactgctgtgtgtgtgtgtgtgtgcgttcacttctgtgtgtgtgtgtgtgtgtgtgtgtgtgcgtgcgtgttcactgatgtgtgtgtgtgtgtgtgtgtgtgtgcgcgtgttcactgctgtgtgtgtgtgtgtgtgtgcacacgtgttcactgctgtgtgtgtgtgcacgtgtgtgtgtgtgtgtgtgttcactgctgtgtgtgtgtgtgtgcattcactgctgtgtgtgtgtgtgtgtgtgtgcgttcactgctgtgtgtgtgtgtgttcactgctgtgtgtgtgtgtgtgtgtgttcactgctgtgtgtgtgtgtgtgtgttcactgctgtgtgtgtgtgtgtgtgttcactgctgtgtgtgtgtgtgtgtgttcactgctgtgtgtgtgtgtgtgttcactgatgtgtgtgtgtgtgtgtgttcactgctgtgtgtgtgtgtgtgtgttcactgctgtgtgtgtgtgtgtgtgcgtgcgttcactgctgtgtgtgtgtgtgtgtgtttactgctgtgtgtgtgtgtgtgtgtgtgtgtgtgtgtgtgtgtgcgttcacttctgtgtgtgtgtgtgtgtgtgtgtgtgcgtgcgtgttcactgatgtgtgtgtgtgtgtgtgtgtgtgcgcgtgttcactgctgtgtgtgtgtgtgtgtgtgcacacgtgttcactgctgtgtgtgtgtgcacgtgtgtgtgtgtgtgtgttcactgctgtgtgtgtgtgtgtgcattcactgctgtgtgtgtgtgtgtgtgcgttcactgctgtgtgtgtgtgtgtgttcactgctgtgtgtgtgtgtgtgtgtgtgtgttcactgctgtgtgtgtgtgtgtgtgttcactgctgtgtgtgtgtgtgtgtgttcactgctgtgtgtgtgtgtgtgtgtgttcactgatgtgtgtgtgtgtgtgtgtgtgtgtgtgttcactgctgtgtgtgtgtgtgtgtgttcactgctgtgtgtgtgtgtgtgcgtgcgttcactgctgtgtgtgtgtgtgtgtgtttactgctgtgtgtgtgtgtgtgtgtgtgtgtgtgtgtgtgtgtgcgtgcgttcactgctgtgtgtgtgtgtgtgtgtgtgtgtgtgtgcgtgtgttcactgatgtgtgtgtgtgtgtgtgtgcgcgtgttcattgctgtgtgtgtgtgcacgtgtgtgtgtgtgtgtgtgtgtgtgtgttcactgctgtgtgtgtgtgttcactgctgtgtgtgtgtgtgtgtgtgtgtgtgtgtgtgttcactgctgtgtgtgtgtgttcactgctgtgtgtgtgtgtgtgcattcactgctgtgtgtgtgtgtgtgcattcactgctgtgtgtgtgtgtgttcactgctgtgtgtgtgttcactgctgtgtgtgtgtgtgtgttcactgctgtgtgtgtgtgtgttcactgctgtgtgtgtgtgttcactgctgtgtgtgtgtgtgtgtgtgttcactgctgtgtgtgtgtgcgcgtgttcactgatgtgtgtgtgtgtgtgtgcgcgtgttcactgatgtgtgtgtgtgcacgtgtgtgtgtgtgtgtgttcactgctgtgtgtgtgtgcgcgtgttcactgatgtgtgtgtgtgtgtgtgtgtgcgcgtgttcactgatgtgtgtgtgtgcacgtgtgtgtgtgtgtgtgttcactgctgtgtgtgtgtgtgtgtgtgcattcactgctgtgtgtgtgtgtgtgttcactgctgtgtgtgtgttcactgctgtgtgtgtgtgtgtgtgtgttcactgctgtgtgtgtgtgtgttcactgctgtgtgtgtgtgttcactgctgtgtgtgtgtgtgtgtgttcactgctgtgtgtatgtgtgtgtgtgttcactgctgtgtgtttgtgtgtgtgcgtgtgtgtgtgtgtgcactttgactAAACTTTCTTCACCTCACACCACTCaaccataaattactcaccctaaagTCACCCTAGGTGTGTATGTCAGAggtaaattaaaaatagtttttgatcTGTGAAGCTGTTTGATGTGACTCAGTgtgtgttgcactgcatcggtcCAAGAGAGGTTTAATGAAAAgtcaatccattaaaaaaaaaaaagtgtctcacacagcttcGGGGgctgaacaaaggcctcctgtagcgaatccatgtgttttcgTGAGTAAAATATCTATATTCAAACCGTAATAATCACctgaatctagcttgcgctcacaggTGAACACTGAAGCAGTTCTGGAGAAGGATGTTACGGTTCAGTTCTGCAGCGCTCAGaagagatgaacacacacacacagcggcgagatcaaaacaaaacaacagtcgccaattagaagtacaaaacaaggatttgtaaagaagaatgttggagatattcaatataagccaagaggagactggttttcttCGCTatagtaaggaaactttgcttctgtTCACAAACGTTGGTTTTGACGAGACTCACGGTGCAGACACAGCTGACCTCATACTTCATCTGCCCACAACTGTGAACGCACGcttgattaaagtgattattacattatgaatatggatatttttcttacaaaattaCATTGATTCATTACAGGATGCTTCTGTTCa from the Carassius auratus strain Wakin unplaced genomic scaffold, ASM336829v1 scaf_tig00048964, whole genome shotgun sequence genome contains:
- the LOC113089235 gene encoding DNA damage-binding protein 1-like, with the protein product MTVCLCVSSSAATTDEERQHLQEVGLFHLGEFVNVFSHGSLVLQNLGESSTPTQGSVLFGTVNGMIGLVTSLSESWYSLLLDLQIRLNKVIKSVGKIEHSFWRSFHTERKTEQATGFIDGDLIESFLDLGRVKMQEVVSTLQMDDGSGMKREATVDEVIKIVEELTRIH